The DNA window ATAGGGAATTTCCATGTTCCAAGTCTTGCTGCAACTGTGCTTGCGATGTTCCTTGAATTTTTCTTTACAAAGGAGTAATCATGGTCGTTTATGGTTATGTTCACATTGTAGGGAGATTCTTCTAGTATCTCATCAGAATATATGATATTTAATTCAAATGTTCCTGGTTTGGTAAACAGATCGTTACGAATGGCAACCAGGGGTGCATGATCGAGTTTAAGTCTGTCTCCCACTGTGACTGCTATATTACCGGCGTTTCTAACTGTGTCCTTGTAATCTTTAGGACTTACAAGCACAAAAATAATGAAATCACTGGTTTTTTCAGCATCTTCAACCATTCCCATGACCTTATCAAATAAAGGAATTTTCATGAAGATATCTTCGATCTTTGAATCGAAGGTGTTTTCAGTGGTTTTCGTTATTCTATCAATTGCTTCTTTGGCAACTGCAATACCACTCAACTTTTTGTTCTTCTTTAGCTTATATGACTCCAGACCCTTTTTTTCGAAGTCGTTTAGCATCTGTGTGCTTATCTTTTGGAGTATATTCTTCACCTTCTTAGGTTTAGAAGAGCTACCTATGGAGATGGCATCTTCAACAAAGGTGAATGGAATTCTTCTGTTGTTGATATCATGAAACTCATCATTGAATTCCCTGAAATTGTCATTTGAAAGAATTTTACAATCTTCCTCAAAGGCAAGTTTAAGAATGAAATGATCTGCGGTTGTTCCAGAGGGGACCTGTTGTACTTTTCCCTCATCAAGCATGGCATTAAACTTTTCTTTTTCATCAATTTCGTGCCTTAGGGATGCATCTGCTATTGGAAATGGCTCGTATCCTAATTTTTCCAGAGCTTCCACAGATTTTAGAAGGTAGTCTAAACGAGGTTTGTTACCTTCTTTCTCCTTTCCAAAATGTGCTACATTTGATGCATCTATAATAACTTTCAATTAATCACCTAAACAAGTGTTTTCATATTTAGCTAGACATTTTCTGGTTCCATCTGCTCGGTTAAGAATTATTTCGATGAATTCATCTTCAATATCGATGGTGTTGTATGATGAAAGTGCCTTTCCCCTCAATCTCAGTGATGAAACTGTACCTGCTGTGATGAATGTTGTATCTTCCATCATCCAAACATGCGGCATATGTTTGTGCCCTGAGAGAACAAGATCAGCTTTCCCTTTCATGAGTGATTGTAGTATATCACCAGCATCACTTAAAACATTCCTTTCCCTCCCAGTTTTAGGTACAGGTATTATGTGATGGTGAAGTGCTATTATCTTGTACAGATTTTCTTCATCAGCAATTCTAAGTTCATTTTCCATCCAAGACTGCTGAGATCTTCCAATTCTACCATAATCAAGGTCAGGTTCACTGCTATCCAGCCCTATAACCTTTAATCCATGTTTTTTATCTTCAAGTGTTCCGTATCGATTTTTAATCAGGTCTTCAAAACACTCATCACCAACGTGCCTGGCATCATGGTTTCCAGGAACAACCAATATCGGAGATTTAATTCTGTCTAAAAATGGCACGACCCTCTCATATTCAAGGTAGTAACCATTTTCAGTAATATCTCCTGTAACTATAGTTACATCGGGATCAACACTGTTAATTTCATCTATTGCTTTATCAAGCAGATTCTCCTGGAAATTGAGTGAACCCACGTGTAAATCTGATATCTGTGCAATAAAAGGCATTAACTTAACCTCAAAATGGCTTCTGCCAAGTCCCCCTTGGTTTCTTTGAGAGTTTCGAGAGCTTTTTCTTTACTTACTCCTGTCTGAGTACTCACAAGATCTACATCATCATCGGGGATGACTAATTCTGTTTCAATTTTGTTTTCAACAATTTTACCTGATACTTGGTAGGTCTGCTGCCCCATAAAATCCATTAAATTCACTTTTGGACTAGTAATAACGATCTCTTTAGTTTTAAATTTAATGACAACCTCTGTAACACCCTTGATGTCTTTGTTGTCCATTCCCATTTGTTTCATTGCTCTTTGCATTTGTTTTAACTGTTTTGGGTTCATTCCTGCTCCGGGTAACATTAAATTCCTCCTTTTCTTGTCTTAACAGCTTGACCTGTGTTGAAATCAATTATTTCATGACCGCATAAAATTGACTTACCAAAGGCAATCAGTTCATCCTCTTCATTAACGATCAATACTTCTTCATTAGATCTTATATTTATATCACAATCTATAACGAATTTAGCAAATATACTTTTTCCTTCTCTTGCAAATGGTTCTGCATCTGAATTCACAACAACCCTGTTTTTTGGATATTCCACATGTGAATGCAGTCTCCTTGCACCTTCTCTATCAAGCACAAAAACACTGTCTGAAGCTCTCAAAGTAGCGATCAAAGTTTCACCTTCATACACGTGCCTGATCTTTCCAGTTTTTCTACTTTTCACGATCTTAACATCATTTTTAAAGAGTGCGGACCCTGCACCTTCTCCAAACTGGTAGTCTGCTATGCTTTTTATCTTGGTTTTGTCATCAACAAAGATCCTTCCAATATCTCCTTCAAACTCATCCAAGCTGTAAATTTTTTCAGTATGCTCAGATCCATCTGGAAGTGGTTCGAGGGTTATGGTGTACATATCAAACCTGTCAAGCACTTTTGCACTTATAACAGCGTTGTCAAACTGGCTTATGTAGGCTTCAAGTTGAATTCTAACAAAATCCTTGGCATCGGTGTCCATGTTCATAGGTGATTCATTTTGTGCCAGGGGATAAACTTCATCAATTTCCATGGGGATCAATGCAAATGGCACATCAGCAAAACAAACCTGACAATCATTCATAAGATCTTCAGGATCAATGATTGCATTTCCATTAACATTTTTTATGTACAACTTACCAAGATCTTCCTTGATATGTTTGGAGTATGGTTTTCTGCCCCTGGGAAGAACTAACAAGTTTTTTTTCTTGGGAATTCTACTTATCTTTTCTAGATGTCTCTTTATTTCGGGCCTTCCAAGGGATTCTGGTCCTGAGTAGAAAAATGCAGATTTTTTTGTGGCTGGATCGTACTTTTCAAGCTCCGCAGTATAATTCTTCAGGTTTCTAAGACCATCTAAAAGGTAGGGATGAGCATGGCACCTTAGTTCTACCAATTCCATGAGATTTCCATCGTTGATGGCCTGTTTAATGGTTCTAATTTCAGCAAAGCTTACTGTGAGGTTATGTTCTGCTATGAGTAACATTCTCTCTTCCTTGTCCATTGATCTTAGATCATCAGGGGTGTAGCTTGTGCAAACCCTGCATGAACATGGCATTTCAACAAGATTCTGAAGTTTGTAAGTTCCAGTCGGCATCATGAATCTGTTGTCTTGGGCATACAATATGTAAGCTGCAGAATCAAACAAATCACAACCCATTGCAACTGCCAATGCAAATACCATGGGATGTCCTGCACCCATAAGATGCCTTGGTTTTGAATCTGGGAGATTTTTTACAGATGCCATTACCACATCAACAAGATCAGAATACTTGTAAGATTCCATTAATGGAACAACTGCACCTATTGGGTAACATTCGAAATCCATGGCACCAATGGTCTCGGCACATGTTGAACGCAGATCAGCGAAGGTTGAACCCTGCACAACAGAGTTAAGCATAAGATCTCCACGCACTTCAATGGCTTCTTTAGCCCTTTCAATTGTTATTTCAAGTTCCTTCTCAGCCCTATCTCTCTTAACATAGGGAGGTGTTGGTATGTCCAGTGAGGTTCCAATATCTGTACCAATCAACTCTTGAAACTCTATTATTTCCTTGTTTGTTACTTCAACATCACCATATTCTGATAGTTGGAATGAACCTGAATCTGTTACTATGGGTCCTGGAAAATCAATGAGTTCATGAACACCTTCTTCAAGAACTTTTGCCCTCAAATCTTCGTTTTTGTACATGATGTAAGCATTGGTTATGACAACTTCAGCACCAAACTTCTTGACATCTAGTGTTTGTTTACCTGGATGTATTACTGGCATCAATGCAGGTGTCTTAATAATTCCATGGGGAGTTTTAATAATTCCAGTTCTTCCCATAACATCTTTATTTTTTATTTCAAAGTTCAATATACCCTCACCTTTTATTATCGTTATTAATTAATGGCGGATTCTGTTTATTTAATCCTTATTTTGTTGTAATTTTTATACAAAAAACCTTTACATAAAATCATTGAAAACTGTTTGTTGTATTAGCGTGTATCATGAAATTTTAGTGCATGGTTAAACTATATATTTTATAGTATATTTTTTTTTAATTCAAATTTTTTTTAGAAGATAACTGGTTAACAGCCAAAATATTTAATCTTTTCTCCATTTCAATGATTCTATCCCTTGAATTATCAATTGGTTTACAGGAATTACCACAAACACAGTCCTGATATTGTGGACAGATAAGGTACATGGATTTTTGAGAATGTAAATTATCAATCCCAATGGTTTTAAGACCATTCAATACTCTTCTTTTCAACCTACTTTCTTTCAGGTCTTTACCAAGAAATACTGGACATCTGACTGTTGATGGGAATTTGAACTTTCCCCTCACATTTTCTCGCTCCTCATCTCTTCTCTCAAGAATTTCCAAACTCGAATCTCCAAGGGTTAAATCCCTTAATGGTACACCAGCATCGCTGAGTGCAACTACTCTCTCATCATCAATTGAAATGGGTTTTTCAATCAGCTCAAGCGCTGTTGATGCTATGGTGCCTCCACTCCTACCAAATTCAGGACCTTCGCCAATGTGATAACCAGCTTTTACAAGGGAATATCTCATTGTATGGGATTTGGAGAAGCTTGATATCATTCCATCAGGCTTTAGTAATGGTTTTAGTCCTGATAAAAATTCCAGTGAGTAAAGTTCCGGTGATTCAAATGGTGAAAATGCTAAGAGAAAAATTGCATCAAATTGATGAGCATTATCTTTAACA is part of the Methanobacterium lacus genome and encodes:
- a CDS encoding NYN domain-containing protein, which codes for MKVIIDASNVAHFGKEKEGNKPRLDYLLKSVEALEKLGYEPFPIADASLRHEIDEKEKFNAMLDEGKVQQVPSGTTADHFILKLAFEEDCKILSNDNFREFNDEFHDINNRRIPFTFVEDAISIGSSSKPKKVKNILQKISTQMLNDFEKKGLESYKLKKNKKLSGIAVAKEAIDRITKTTENTFDSKIEDIFMKIPLFDKVMGMVEDAEKTSDFIIFVLVSPKDYKDTVRNAGNIAVTVGDRLKLDHAPLVAIRNDLFTKPGTFELNIIYSDEILEESPYNVNITINDHDYSFVKKNSRNIASTVAARLGTWKFPIVSVKPSMLMEKPGHFDITLEKGGEK
- a CDS encoding metallophosphoesterase family protein yields the protein MPFIAQISDLHVGSLNFQENLLDKAIDEINSVDPDVTIVTGDITENGYYLEYERVVPFLDRIKSPILVVPGNHDARHVGDECFEDLIKNRYGTLEDKKHGLKVIGLDSSEPDLDYGRIGRSQQSWMENELRIADEENLYKIIALHHHIIPVPKTGRERNVLSDAGDILQSLMKGKADLVLSGHKHMPHVWMMEDTTFITAGTVSSLRLRGKALSSYNTIDIEDEFIEIILNRADGTRKCLAKYENTCLGD
- a CDS encoding nascent polypeptide-associated complex protein, with the protein product MLPGAGMNPKQLKQMQRAMKQMGMDNKDIKGVTEVVIKFKTKEIVITSPKVNLMDFMGQQTYQVSGKIVENKIETELVIPDDDVDLVSTQTGVSKEKALETLKETKGDLAEAILRLS
- the tgtA gene encoding tRNA guanosine(15) transglycosylase TgtA, translating into MGRTGIIKTPHGIIKTPALMPVIHPGKQTLDVKKFGAEVVITNAYIMYKNEDLRAKVLEEGVHELIDFPGPIVTDSGSFQLSEYGDVEVTNKEIIEFQELIGTDIGTSLDIPTPPYVKRDRAEKELEITIERAKEAIEVRGDLMLNSVVQGSTFADLRSTCAETIGAMDFECYPIGAVVPLMESYKYSDLVDVVMASVKNLPDSKPRHLMGAGHPMVFALAVAMGCDLFDSAAYILYAQDNRFMMPTGTYKLQNLVEMPCSCRVCTSYTPDDLRSMDKEERMLLIAEHNLTVSFAEIRTIKQAINDGNLMELVELRCHAHPYLLDGLRNLKNYTAELEKYDPATKKSAFFYSGPESLGRPEIKRHLEKISRIPKKKNLLVLPRGRKPYSKHIKEDLGKLYIKNVNGNAIIDPEDLMNDCQVCFADVPFALIPMEIDEVYPLAQNESPMNMDTDAKDFVRIQLEAYISQFDNAVISAKVLDRFDMYTITLEPLPDGSEHTEKIYSLDEFEGDIGRIFVDDKTKIKSIADYQFGEGAGSALFKNDVKIVKSRKTGKIRHVYEGETLIATLRASDSVFVLDREGARRLHSHVEYPKNRVVVNSDAEPFAREGKSIFAKFVIDCDINIRSNEEVLIVNEEDELIAFGKSILCGHEIIDFNTGQAVKTRKGGI
- a CDS encoding MnmC family methyltransferase, translating into MTTNEPYEPKVIESNVLEIVENCFISENNGNLNARAEAMKDLESFLVETNEGSYTIKCQDSEETMHTYHGGINESIEKYVKPSHLNEKREMKILDVCSGVGYTAATCIEQLNQPREDGGLPLLNIEMVEISALTLATGLILPSPIKSHMIIKKAIEDQLYSEGFLTNRLVNTKIPENINISVNITDARNLVKNDPNGNGTSKNFVKDNAHQFDAIFLLAFSPFESPELYSLEFLSGLKPLLKPDGMISSFSKSHTMRYSLVKAGYHIGEGPEFGRSGGTIASTALELIEKPISIDDERVVALSDAGVPLRDLTLGDSSLEILERRDEERENVRGKFKFPSTVRCPVFLGKDLKESRLKRRVLNGLKTIGIDNLHSQKSMYLICPQYQDCVCGNSCKPIDNSRDRIIEMEKRLNILAVNQLSSKKNLN